One genomic segment of Pongo pygmaeus isolate AG05252 chromosome 19, NHGRI_mPonPyg2-v2.0_pri, whole genome shotgun sequence includes these proteins:
- the TEPSIN gene encoding AP-4 complex accessory subunit tepsin isoform X7, whose protein sequence is MAAAPPLRDRLSFLHRLPILLKGTSDDDVPCPGYLFEEIAKISHESPGSSQCLLEYLLSRLHSSSGHGKLKVLKILLYLCSHGSSSFLLLLKRNSAFIQEAAGRGFPFWGCSSEPKTEGGRRGGAPASRSVQADAFAGPPDPLHGNSLYQKVRAAAQDLGSTLFSDTVLPLAPSQPLGTPPATGMGSQARPHSTLQGFGYSKEHGRTAVRHQPGQAGGGWDELDSGPSSQNSSQSSDLSRVSDSGSHSGSDSHSGATREPGDLAERVELVALSDCQQELSLVRTVTRGPRAFLSREEAQHFIKACGLLNCEAVLQLLTCHLRGTSECTQLRALCAIASLGSTDLLPQEHILLRTRPWLQELSMGSPGPVTNKATKILRHFEASCGQLSPAWGTSAEPGPTAALPGPSDLLTDAVPLAGSQVFLQPLSSTTVSPRSPAPSSGMPSSPVPTPPPDASPIPAPGEPSEAEARLAESRGWRPERVPGGTDSPKRGPSSCAWSRDSLFAGMELVACPRLVGAGAPAGESCPDAPHAPRTSSQRTAAKEPPGSEPSAFAFLNA, encoded by the exons ATGGCTGCCGCGCCGCCGCTACGGGACCGCCTGAGCTTTCTACACCGG CTCCCGATTCTCCTGAAGGGGACATCGGATGATGATGTTCCGTGTCCGGGCTACCTGTTTGAAGAGATTGCTA AAATCTCCCACGAGTCTCCGGGCAGCAGCCAGTGCCTGCTGGAGTACCTCCTGAGTCGCCTGCATAGCAGCTCTGGCCACGGGAAGCTCAAG GTGCTGAAGATCCTGCTCTATCTGTGCAGCCACGGCTCCTCCTCGTTCCTGCTCCTCCTCAAACGCAACTCTGCCTTCATCCAGGAAGCTGCAG GCCGTGGGTTCCCGTTCTGGGGCTGCTCCTCAGAGCCAAagacagagggaggcaggagaggcggGGCCCCGGCCAGTCGGTCTGTCCAGGCAGACG CTTTTGCGGGGCCCCCAGATCCTCTGCATGGGAACAGTTTGTACCAGAAGGTTCGGGCGGCCGCGCAG GACTTGGGGAGCACCCTGTTCTCGGACACCGTGTTGCCACTGgctccctcccagcctctgggGACCCCGCCTGCCACAG GCATGGGCTCCCAGGCCAGGCCGCACAGCACCCTCCAGGGTTTCGGCTACAGCAAGGAACACGGCCGCACGG CTGTGAGGCATCAGCCTGGGCAGGCCGGAGGGGGCTGGGATGAGCTGGACAGCGGCCCCAGCTCTCAGAATTCCTCCCAGAGCAGCGACCTGAGCAGGGTCTCGGACTCAGGCAGTCATTCCGGCAGCGACAGCCATTCAGGGGCCACCCGGGAGCCAGGTGACCTGGCAGAAAG GGTCGAGCTGGTGGCCCTGAGTGACTGTCAGCAGGAGTTGAGCTTGGTGAGGACTGTGACTCGGGGACCACGCGCCTTCCTGAGCCGCGAGGAGGCACAGCACTTCATCAAAGC GTGTGGACTGCTCAACTGTGAGGCCGTGCTGCAGCTGCTGACCTGCCACCTGCGTGGGACCAGTGAATGCACGCAGCTG AGGGCGCTGTGTGCCATCGCCTCCCTGGGGAGCACCGACCTCCTTCCCCAAGAGCACATCCTCCTCCGCACCCGACCGTGGCTGCAGGAGCTCAGCATGGGCAGCCCGGGACCTGTGACCAACAAAGCCACCAAG aTCCTGAGGCACTTCGAGGCCTCCTGTGGGCAGCTGTCCCCTGCCTGGGGCACCTCAGCCGAGCCTGGCCCCACAGCTGCCCTCCCAGGCCCATCTGACCTGCTGACCGACGCTGTGCCTCTTGCTGGGAGCCAGGTCTTCCTCCAGCCTCTGAGTTCAACCACAGTCTCGCCCCGGAGCCCTGCTCCCTCATCTGGGATGCCGTCCAGCCCtgtgcccaccccacccccagatgCCTCCCCTATTCCAGCCCCTGGAGAACCCAGCGAGGCCGAGGCCAGACTGGCAGAAAGCAGGGGGTGGAGACCTGAACGGGTCCCAGGGGGCACGGACAGCCCAAAGAGAGGCCCCAGCAGCTGTGCGTGGAGCCGCGACTCCTTGTTTGCTGGCATGGAGCTGGTGGCCTGTCCCCgcctggtgggggctggggctcCTGCAGGAGAGTCCTGTCCCGATGCTCCCCATGCCCCCCGAACATCGTCCCAGAGGACAGCAGCCAAAGAGCCTCCTGGCTCAGAGCCGTCAGCTTTTGCGTTCCTGAACGCCTGA
- the TEPSIN gene encoding AP-4 complex accessory subunit tepsin isoform X5, with protein sequence MAAAPPLRDRLSFLHRLPILLKGTSDDDVPCPGYLFEEIAKISHESPGSSQCLLEYLLSRLHSSSGHGKLKVLKILLYLCSHGSSSFLLLLKRNSAFIQEAAAFAGPPDPLHGNSLYQKVRAAAQDLGSTLFSDTVLPLAPSQPLGTPPATGMGSQARPHSTLQGFGYSKEHGRTGSAGEAFLSTIQKAAEVVASAMRPGPESPSTQRLLPRGDTYQPAMMPSANHGPPTLGNLLPGAIPGPRAVRHQPGQAGGGWDELDSGPSSQNSSQSSDLSRVSDSGSHSGSDSHSGATREPGDLAERVELVALSDCQQELSLVRTVTRGPRAFLSREEAQHFIKACGLLNCEAVLQLLTCHLRGTSECTQLRALCAIASLGSTDLLPQEHILLRTRPWLQELSMGSPGPVTNKATKILRHFEASCGQLSPAWGTSAEPGPTAALPGPSDLLTDAVPLAGSQVFLQPLSSTTVSPRSPAPSSGMPSSPVPTPPPDASPIPAPGEPSEAEARLAESRGWRPERVPGGTDSPKRGPSSCAWSRDSLFAGMELVACPRLVGAGAPAGESCPDAPHAPRTSSQRTAAKEPPGSEPSAFAFLNA encoded by the exons ATGGCTGCCGCGCCGCCGCTACGGGACCGCCTGAGCTTTCTACACCGG CTCCCGATTCTCCTGAAGGGGACATCGGATGATGATGTTCCGTGTCCGGGCTACCTGTTTGAAGAGATTGCTA AAATCTCCCACGAGTCTCCGGGCAGCAGCCAGTGCCTGCTGGAGTACCTCCTGAGTCGCCTGCATAGCAGCTCTGGCCACGGGAAGCTCAAG GTGCTGAAGATCCTGCTCTATCTGTGCAGCCACGGCTCCTCCTCGTTCCTGCTCCTCCTCAAACGCAACTCTGCCTTCATCCAGGAAGCTGCAG CTTTTGCGGGGCCCCCAGATCCTCTGCATGGGAACAGTTTGTACCAGAAGGTTCGGGCGGCCGCGCAG GACTTGGGGAGCACCCTGTTCTCGGACACCGTGTTGCCACTGgctccctcccagcctctgggGACCCCGCCTGCCACAG GCATGGGCTCCCAGGCCAGGCCGCACAGCACCCTCCAGGGTTTCGGCTACAGCAAGGAACACGGCCGCACGG GCTCGGCAGGCGAAGCCTTCCTCTCCACCATCCAGAAGGCCGCAGAGGTGGTGGCCAGCGCCATGCGCCCCGGGCCCGAGAGTCCCAGTACCCAGAGGCTCCTGCCGCGGGGTGACACCTACCAGCCTGCCATGATGCCTTCAGCCAACCACGGTCCCCCAACCCTGGGGAACCTACTCCCCGGGGCCATTCCAGGTCCCCGAG CTGTGAGGCATCAGCCTGGGCAGGCCGGAGGGGGCTGGGATGAGCTGGACAGCGGCCCCAGCTCTCAGAATTCCTCCCAGAGCAGCGACCTGAGCAGGGTCTCGGACTCAGGCAGTCATTCCGGCAGCGACAGCCATTCAGGGGCCACCCGGGAGCCAGGTGACCTGGCAGAAAG GGTCGAGCTGGTGGCCCTGAGTGACTGTCAGCAGGAGTTGAGCTTGGTGAGGACTGTGACTCGGGGACCACGCGCCTTCCTGAGCCGCGAGGAGGCACAGCACTTCATCAAAGC GTGTGGACTGCTCAACTGTGAGGCCGTGCTGCAGCTGCTGACCTGCCACCTGCGTGGGACCAGTGAATGCACGCAGCTG AGGGCGCTGTGTGCCATCGCCTCCCTGGGGAGCACCGACCTCCTTCCCCAAGAGCACATCCTCCTCCGCACCCGACCGTGGCTGCAGGAGCTCAGCATGGGCAGCCCGGGACCTGTGACCAACAAAGCCACCAAG aTCCTGAGGCACTTCGAGGCCTCCTGTGGGCAGCTGTCCCCTGCCTGGGGCACCTCAGCCGAGCCTGGCCCCACAGCTGCCCTCCCAGGCCCATCTGACCTGCTGACCGACGCTGTGCCTCTTGCTGGGAGCCAGGTCTTCCTCCAGCCTCTGAGTTCAACCACAGTCTCGCCCCGGAGCCCTGCTCCCTCATCTGGGATGCCGTCCAGCCCtgtgcccaccccacccccagatgCCTCCCCTATTCCAGCCCCTGGAGAACCCAGCGAGGCCGAGGCCAGACTGGCAGAAAGCAGGGGGTGGAGACCTGAACGGGTCCCAGGGGGCACGGACAGCCCAAAGAGAGGCCCCAGCAGCTGTGCGTGGAGCCGCGACTCCTTGTTTGCTGGCATGGAGCTGGTGGCCTGTCCCCgcctggtgggggctggggctcCTGCAGGAGAGTCCTGTCCCGATGCTCCCCATGCCCCCCGAACATCGTCCCAGAGGACAGCAGCCAAAGAGCCTCCTGGCTCAGAGCCGTCAGCTTTTGCGTTCCTGAACGCCTGA
- the TEPSIN gene encoding AP-4 complex accessory subunit tepsin isoform X8: MAAAPPLRDRLSFLHRLPILLKGTSDDDVPCPGYLFEEIAKISHESPGSSQCLLEYLLSRLHSSSGHGKLKVLKILLYLCSHGSSSFLLLLKRNSAFIQEAAAFAGPPDPLHGNSLYQKVRAAAQDLGSTLFSDTVLPLAPSQPLGTPPATGMGSQARPHSTLQGFGYSKEHGRTAVRHQPGQAGGGWDELDSGPSSQNSSQSSDLSRVSDSGSHSGSDSHSGATREPGDLAERVELVALSDCQQELSLVRTVTRGPRAFLSREEAQHFIKACGLLNCEAVLQLLTCHLRGTSECTQLRALCAIASLGSTDLLPQEHILLRTRPWLQELSMGSPGPVTNKATKILRHFEASCGQLSPAWGTSAEPGPTAALPGPSDLLTDAVPLAGSQVFLQPLSSTTVSPRSPAPSSGMPSSPVPTPPPDASPIPAPGEPSEAEARLAESRGWRPERVPGGTDSPKRGPSSCAWSRDSLFAGMELVACPRLVGAGAPAGESCPDAPHAPRTSSQRTAAKEPPGSEPSAFAFLNA, translated from the exons ATGGCTGCCGCGCCGCCGCTACGGGACCGCCTGAGCTTTCTACACCGG CTCCCGATTCTCCTGAAGGGGACATCGGATGATGATGTTCCGTGTCCGGGCTACCTGTTTGAAGAGATTGCTA AAATCTCCCACGAGTCTCCGGGCAGCAGCCAGTGCCTGCTGGAGTACCTCCTGAGTCGCCTGCATAGCAGCTCTGGCCACGGGAAGCTCAAG GTGCTGAAGATCCTGCTCTATCTGTGCAGCCACGGCTCCTCCTCGTTCCTGCTCCTCCTCAAACGCAACTCTGCCTTCATCCAGGAAGCTGCAG CTTTTGCGGGGCCCCCAGATCCTCTGCATGGGAACAGTTTGTACCAGAAGGTTCGGGCGGCCGCGCAG GACTTGGGGAGCACCCTGTTCTCGGACACCGTGTTGCCACTGgctccctcccagcctctgggGACCCCGCCTGCCACAG GCATGGGCTCCCAGGCCAGGCCGCACAGCACCCTCCAGGGTTTCGGCTACAGCAAGGAACACGGCCGCACGG CTGTGAGGCATCAGCCTGGGCAGGCCGGAGGGGGCTGGGATGAGCTGGACAGCGGCCCCAGCTCTCAGAATTCCTCCCAGAGCAGCGACCTGAGCAGGGTCTCGGACTCAGGCAGTCATTCCGGCAGCGACAGCCATTCAGGGGCCACCCGGGAGCCAGGTGACCTGGCAGAAAG GGTCGAGCTGGTGGCCCTGAGTGACTGTCAGCAGGAGTTGAGCTTGGTGAGGACTGTGACTCGGGGACCACGCGCCTTCCTGAGCCGCGAGGAGGCACAGCACTTCATCAAAGC GTGTGGACTGCTCAACTGTGAGGCCGTGCTGCAGCTGCTGACCTGCCACCTGCGTGGGACCAGTGAATGCACGCAGCTG AGGGCGCTGTGTGCCATCGCCTCCCTGGGGAGCACCGACCTCCTTCCCCAAGAGCACATCCTCCTCCGCACCCGACCGTGGCTGCAGGAGCTCAGCATGGGCAGCCCGGGACCTGTGACCAACAAAGCCACCAAG aTCCTGAGGCACTTCGAGGCCTCCTGTGGGCAGCTGTCCCCTGCCTGGGGCACCTCAGCCGAGCCTGGCCCCACAGCTGCCCTCCCAGGCCCATCTGACCTGCTGACCGACGCTGTGCCTCTTGCTGGGAGCCAGGTCTTCCTCCAGCCTCTGAGTTCAACCACAGTCTCGCCCCGGAGCCCTGCTCCCTCATCTGGGATGCCGTCCAGCCCtgtgcccaccccacccccagatgCCTCCCCTATTCCAGCCCCTGGAGAACCCAGCGAGGCCGAGGCCAGACTGGCAGAAAGCAGGGGGTGGAGACCTGAACGGGTCCCAGGGGGCACGGACAGCCCAAAGAGAGGCCCCAGCAGCTGTGCGTGGAGCCGCGACTCCTTGTTTGCTGGCATGGAGCTGGTGGCCTGTCCCCgcctggtgggggctggggctcCTGCAGGAGAGTCCTGTCCCGATGCTCCCCATGCCCCCCGAACATCGTCCCAGAGGACAGCAGCCAAAGAGCCTCCTGGCTCAGAGCCGTCAGCTTTTGCGTTCCTGAACGCCTGA
- the TEPSIN gene encoding AP-4 complex accessory subunit tepsin isoform X3 → MAAAPPLRDRLSFLHRLPILLKGTSDDDVPCPGYLFEEIAKISHESPGSSQCLLEYLLSRLHSSSGHGKLKVLKILLYLCSHGSSSFLLLLKRNSAFIQEAAGRGFPFWGCSSEPKTEGGRRGGAPASRSVQADAFAGPPDPLHGNSLYQKVRAAAQDLGSTLFSDTVLPLAPSQPLGTPPATGMGSQARPHSTLQGFGYSKEHGRTGSAGEAFLSTIQKAAEVVASAMRPGPESPSTQRLLPRGDTYQPAMMPSANHGPPTLGNLLPGAIPGPRAVRHQPGQAGGGWDELDSGPSSQNSSQSSDLSRVSDSGSHSGSDSHSGATREPGDLAERVELVALSDCQQELSLVRTVTRGPRAFLSREEAQHFIKACGLLNCEAVLQLLTCHLRGTSECTQLRALCAIASLGSTDLLPQEHILLRTRPWLQELSMGSPGPVTNKATKILRHFEASCGQLSPAWGTSAEPGPTAALPGPSDLLTDAVPLAGSQVFLQPLSSTTVSPRSPAPSSGMPSSPVPTPPPDASPIPAPGEPSEAEARLAESRGWRPERVPGGTDSPKRGPSSCAWSRDSLFAGMELVACPRLVGAGAPAGESCPDAPHAPRTSSQRTAAKEPPGSEPSAFAFLNA, encoded by the exons ATGGCTGCCGCGCCGCCGCTACGGGACCGCCTGAGCTTTCTACACCGG CTCCCGATTCTCCTGAAGGGGACATCGGATGATGATGTTCCGTGTCCGGGCTACCTGTTTGAAGAGATTGCTA AAATCTCCCACGAGTCTCCGGGCAGCAGCCAGTGCCTGCTGGAGTACCTCCTGAGTCGCCTGCATAGCAGCTCTGGCCACGGGAAGCTCAAG GTGCTGAAGATCCTGCTCTATCTGTGCAGCCACGGCTCCTCCTCGTTCCTGCTCCTCCTCAAACGCAACTCTGCCTTCATCCAGGAAGCTGCAG GCCGTGGGTTCCCGTTCTGGGGCTGCTCCTCAGAGCCAAagacagagggaggcaggagaggcggGGCCCCGGCCAGTCGGTCTGTCCAGGCAGACG CTTTTGCGGGGCCCCCAGATCCTCTGCATGGGAACAGTTTGTACCAGAAGGTTCGGGCGGCCGCGCAG GACTTGGGGAGCACCCTGTTCTCGGACACCGTGTTGCCACTGgctccctcccagcctctgggGACCCCGCCTGCCACAG GCATGGGCTCCCAGGCCAGGCCGCACAGCACCCTCCAGGGTTTCGGCTACAGCAAGGAACACGGCCGCACGG GCTCGGCAGGCGAAGCCTTCCTCTCCACCATCCAGAAGGCCGCAGAGGTGGTGGCCAGCGCCATGCGCCCCGGGCCCGAGAGTCCCAGTACCCAGAGGCTCCTGCCGCGGGGTGACACCTACCAGCCTGCCATGATGCCTTCAGCCAACCACGGTCCCCCAACCCTGGGGAACCTACTCCCCGGGGCCATTCCAGGTCCCCGAG CTGTGAGGCATCAGCCTGGGCAGGCCGGAGGGGGCTGGGATGAGCTGGACAGCGGCCCCAGCTCTCAGAATTCCTCCCAGAGCAGCGACCTGAGCAGGGTCTCGGACTCAGGCAGTCATTCCGGCAGCGACAGCCATTCAGGGGCCACCCGGGAGCCAGGTGACCTGGCAGAAAG GGTCGAGCTGGTGGCCCTGAGTGACTGTCAGCAGGAGTTGAGCTTGGTGAGGACTGTGACTCGGGGACCACGCGCCTTCCTGAGCCGCGAGGAGGCACAGCACTTCATCAAAGC GTGTGGACTGCTCAACTGTGAGGCCGTGCTGCAGCTGCTGACCTGCCACCTGCGTGGGACCAGTGAATGCACGCAGCTG AGGGCGCTGTGTGCCATCGCCTCCCTGGGGAGCACCGACCTCCTTCCCCAAGAGCACATCCTCCTCCGCACCCGACCGTGGCTGCAGGAGCTCAGCATGGGCAGCCCGGGACCTGTGACCAACAAAGCCACCAAG aTCCTGAGGCACTTCGAGGCCTCCTGTGGGCAGCTGTCCCCTGCCTGGGGCACCTCAGCCGAGCCTGGCCCCACAGCTGCCCTCCCAGGCCCATCTGACCTGCTGACCGACGCTGTGCCTCTTGCTGGGAGCCAGGTCTTCCTCCAGCCTCTGAGTTCAACCACAGTCTCGCCCCGGAGCCCTGCTCCCTCATCTGGGATGCCGTCCAGCCCtgtgcccaccccacccccagatgCCTCCCCTATTCCAGCCCCTGGAGAACCCAGCGAGGCCGAGGCCAGACTGGCAGAAAGCAGGGGGTGGAGACCTGAACGGGTCCCAGGGGGCACGGACAGCCCAAAGAGAGGCCCCAGCAGCTGTGCGTGGAGCCGCGACTCCTTGTTTGCTGGCATGGAGCTGGTGGCCTGTCCCCgcctggtgggggctggggctcCTGCAGGAGAGTCCTGTCCCGATGCTCCCCATGCCCCCCGAACATCGTCCCAGAGGACAGCAGCCAAAGAGCCTCCTGGCTCAGAGCCGTCAGCTTTTGCGTTCCTGAACGCCTGA
- the TEPSIN gene encoding AP-4 complex accessory subunit tepsin isoform X2, protein MWPVAQFSSLPSPLSGHVNSERWVVSIPFGGLRIHPYGKRHLITAGALVPFQLPILLKGTSDDDVPCPGYLFEEIAKISHESPGSSQCLLEYLLSRLHSSSGHGKLKVLKILLYLCSHGSSSFLLLLKRNSAFIQEAAAFAGPPDPLHGNSLYQKVRAAAQDLGSTLFSDTVLPLAPSQPLGTPPATGMGSQARPHSTLQGFGYSKEHGRTGSAGEAFLSTIQKAAEVVASAMRPGPESPSTQRLLPRGDTYQPAMMPSANHGPPTLGNLLPGAIPGPRAVRHQPGQAGGGWDELDSGPSSQNSSQSSDLSRVSDSGSHSGSDSHSGATREPGDLAERVELVALSDCQQELSLVRTVTRGPRAFLSREEAQHFIKACGLLNCEAVLQLLTCHLRGTSECTQLRALCAIASLGSTDLLPQEHILLRTRPWLQELSMGSPGPVTNKATKILRHFEASCGQLSPAWGTSAEPGPTAALPGPSDLLTDAVPLAGSQVFLQPLSSTTVSPRSPAPSSGMPSSPVPTPPPDASPIPAPGEPSEAEARLAESRGWRPERVPGGTDSPKRGPSSCAWSRDSLFAGMELVACPRLVGAGAPAGESCPDAPHAPRTSSQRTAAKEPPGSEPSAFAFLNA, encoded by the exons ATGTGGCCAGTAGCACAGTTTTCATCCCTTCCCAGTCCTCTCTCCGGCCATGTCAACAGTGAGAGGTGGGTCGTTTCCATCCCCTTCGGGGGGCTGCGGATTCATCCCTATGGGAAACGGCATCTCATCACGGCGGGGGCGCTTGTTCCCTTTCAGCTCCCGATTCTCCTGAAGGGGACATCGGATGATGATGTTCCGTGTCCGGGCTACCTGTTTGAAGAGATTGCTA AAATCTCCCACGAGTCTCCGGGCAGCAGCCAGTGCCTGCTGGAGTACCTCCTGAGTCGCCTGCATAGCAGCTCTGGCCACGGGAAGCTCAAG GTGCTGAAGATCCTGCTCTATCTGTGCAGCCACGGCTCCTCCTCGTTCCTGCTCCTCCTCAAACGCAACTCTGCCTTCATCCAGGAAGCTGCAG CTTTTGCGGGGCCCCCAGATCCTCTGCATGGGAACAGTTTGTACCAGAAGGTTCGGGCGGCCGCGCAG GACTTGGGGAGCACCCTGTTCTCGGACACCGTGTTGCCACTGgctccctcccagcctctgggGACCCCGCCTGCCACAG GCATGGGCTCCCAGGCCAGGCCGCACAGCACCCTCCAGGGTTTCGGCTACAGCAAGGAACACGGCCGCACGG GCTCGGCAGGCGAAGCCTTCCTCTCCACCATCCAGAAGGCCGCAGAGGTGGTGGCCAGCGCCATGCGCCCCGGGCCCGAGAGTCCCAGTACCCAGAGGCTCCTGCCGCGGGGTGACACCTACCAGCCTGCCATGATGCCTTCAGCCAACCACGGTCCCCCAACCCTGGGGAACCTACTCCCCGGGGCCATTCCAGGTCCCCGAG CTGTGAGGCATCAGCCTGGGCAGGCCGGAGGGGGCTGGGATGAGCTGGACAGCGGCCCCAGCTCTCAGAATTCCTCCCAGAGCAGCGACCTGAGCAGGGTCTCGGACTCAGGCAGTCATTCCGGCAGCGACAGCCATTCAGGGGCCACCCGGGAGCCAGGTGACCTGGCAGAAAG GGTCGAGCTGGTGGCCCTGAGTGACTGTCAGCAGGAGTTGAGCTTGGTGAGGACTGTGACTCGGGGACCACGCGCCTTCCTGAGCCGCGAGGAGGCACAGCACTTCATCAAAGC GTGTGGACTGCTCAACTGTGAGGCCGTGCTGCAGCTGCTGACCTGCCACCTGCGTGGGACCAGTGAATGCACGCAGCTG AGGGCGCTGTGTGCCATCGCCTCCCTGGGGAGCACCGACCTCCTTCCCCAAGAGCACATCCTCCTCCGCACCCGACCGTGGCTGCAGGAGCTCAGCATGGGCAGCCCGGGACCTGTGACCAACAAAGCCACCAAG aTCCTGAGGCACTTCGAGGCCTCCTGTGGGCAGCTGTCCCCTGCCTGGGGCACCTCAGCCGAGCCTGGCCCCACAGCTGCCCTCCCAGGCCCATCTGACCTGCTGACCGACGCTGTGCCTCTTGCTGGGAGCCAGGTCTTCCTCCAGCCTCTGAGTTCAACCACAGTCTCGCCCCGGAGCCCTGCTCCCTCATCTGGGATGCCGTCCAGCCCtgtgcccaccccacccccagatgCCTCCCCTATTCCAGCCCCTGGAGAACCCAGCGAGGCCGAGGCCAGACTGGCAGAAAGCAGGGGGTGGAGACCTGAACGGGTCCCAGGGGGCACGGACAGCCCAAAGAGAGGCCCCAGCAGCTGTGCGTGGAGCCGCGACTCCTTGTTTGCTGGCATGGAGCTGGTGGCCTGTCCCCgcctggtgggggctggggctcCTGCAGGAGAGTCCTGTCCCGATGCTCCCCATGCCCCCCGAACATCGTCCCAGAGGACAGCAGCCAAAGAGCCTCCTGGCTCAGAGCCGTCAGCTTTTGCGTTCCTGAACGCCTGA
- the TEPSIN gene encoding AP-4 complex accessory subunit tepsin isoform X1 — translation MWPVAQFSSLPSPLSGHVNSERWVVSIPFGGLRIHPYGKRHLITAGALVPFQLPILLKGTSDDDVPCPGYLFEEIAKISHESPGSSQCLLEYLLSRLHSSSGHGKLKVLKILLYLCSHGSSSFLLLLKRNSAFIQEAAGRGFPFWGCSSEPKTEGGRRGGAPASRSVQADAFAGPPDPLHGNSLYQKVRAAAQDLGSTLFSDTVLPLAPSQPLGTPPATGMGSQARPHSTLQGFGYSKEHGRTGSAGEAFLSTIQKAAEVVASAMRPGPESPSTQRLLPRGDTYQPAMMPSANHGPPTLGNLLPGAIPGPRAVRHQPGQAGGGWDELDSGPSSQNSSQSSDLSRVSDSGSHSGSDSHSGATREPGDLAERVELVALSDCQQELSLVRTVTRGPRAFLSREEAQHFIKACGLLNCEAVLQLLTCHLRGTSECTQLRALCAIASLGSTDLLPQEHILLRTRPWLQELSMGSPGPVTNKATKILRHFEASCGQLSPAWGTSAEPGPTAALPGPSDLLTDAVPLAGSQVFLQPLSSTTVSPRSPAPSSGMPSSPVPTPPPDASPIPAPGEPSEAEARLAESRGWRPERVPGGTDSPKRGPSSCAWSRDSLFAGMELVACPRLVGAGAPAGESCPDAPHAPRTSSQRTAAKEPPGSEPSAFAFLNA, via the exons ATGTGGCCAGTAGCACAGTTTTCATCCCTTCCCAGTCCTCTCTCCGGCCATGTCAACAGTGAGAGGTGGGTCGTTTCCATCCCCTTCGGGGGGCTGCGGATTCATCCCTATGGGAAACGGCATCTCATCACGGCGGGGGCGCTTGTTCCCTTTCAGCTCCCGATTCTCCTGAAGGGGACATCGGATGATGATGTTCCGTGTCCGGGCTACCTGTTTGAAGAGATTGCTA AAATCTCCCACGAGTCTCCGGGCAGCAGCCAGTGCCTGCTGGAGTACCTCCTGAGTCGCCTGCATAGCAGCTCTGGCCACGGGAAGCTCAAG GTGCTGAAGATCCTGCTCTATCTGTGCAGCCACGGCTCCTCCTCGTTCCTGCTCCTCCTCAAACGCAACTCTGCCTTCATCCAGGAAGCTGCAG GCCGTGGGTTCCCGTTCTGGGGCTGCTCCTCAGAGCCAAagacagagggaggcaggagaggcggGGCCCCGGCCAGTCGGTCTGTCCAGGCAGACG CTTTTGCGGGGCCCCCAGATCCTCTGCATGGGAACAGTTTGTACCAGAAGGTTCGGGCGGCCGCGCAG GACTTGGGGAGCACCCTGTTCTCGGACACCGTGTTGCCACTGgctccctcccagcctctgggGACCCCGCCTGCCACAG GCATGGGCTCCCAGGCCAGGCCGCACAGCACCCTCCAGGGTTTCGGCTACAGCAAGGAACACGGCCGCACGG GCTCGGCAGGCGAAGCCTTCCTCTCCACCATCCAGAAGGCCGCAGAGGTGGTGGCCAGCGCCATGCGCCCCGGGCCCGAGAGTCCCAGTACCCAGAGGCTCCTGCCGCGGGGTGACACCTACCAGCCTGCCATGATGCCTTCAGCCAACCACGGTCCCCCAACCCTGGGGAACCTACTCCCCGGGGCCATTCCAGGTCCCCGAG CTGTGAGGCATCAGCCTGGGCAGGCCGGAGGGGGCTGGGATGAGCTGGACAGCGGCCCCAGCTCTCAGAATTCCTCCCAGAGCAGCGACCTGAGCAGGGTCTCGGACTCAGGCAGTCATTCCGGCAGCGACAGCCATTCAGGGGCCACCCGGGAGCCAGGTGACCTGGCAGAAAG GGTCGAGCTGGTGGCCCTGAGTGACTGTCAGCAGGAGTTGAGCTTGGTGAGGACTGTGACTCGGGGACCACGCGCCTTCCTGAGCCGCGAGGAGGCACAGCACTTCATCAAAGC GTGTGGACTGCTCAACTGTGAGGCCGTGCTGCAGCTGCTGACCTGCCACCTGCGTGGGACCAGTGAATGCACGCAGCTG AGGGCGCTGTGTGCCATCGCCTCCCTGGGGAGCACCGACCTCCTTCCCCAAGAGCACATCCTCCTCCGCACCCGACCGTGGCTGCAGGAGCTCAGCATGGGCAGCCCGGGACCTGTGACCAACAAAGCCACCAAG aTCCTGAGGCACTTCGAGGCCTCCTGTGGGCAGCTGTCCCCTGCCTGGGGCACCTCAGCCGAGCCTGGCCCCACAGCTGCCCTCCCAGGCCCATCTGACCTGCTGACCGACGCTGTGCCTCTTGCTGGGAGCCAGGTCTTCCTCCAGCCTCTGAGTTCAACCACAGTCTCGCCCCGGAGCCCTGCTCCCTCATCTGGGATGCCGTCCAGCCCtgtgcccaccccacccccagatgCCTCCCCTATTCCAGCCCCTGGAGAACCCAGCGAGGCCGAGGCCAGACTGGCAGAAAGCAGGGGGTGGAGACCTGAACGGGTCCCAGGGGGCACGGACAGCCCAAAGAGAGGCCCCAGCAGCTGTGCGTGGAGCCGCGACTCCTTGTTTGCTGGCATGGAGCTGGTGGCCTGTCCCCgcctggtgggggctggggctcCTGCAGGAGAGTCCTGTCCCGATGCTCCCCATGCCCCCCGAACATCGTCCCAGAGGACAGCAGCCAAAGAGCCTCCTGGCTCAGAGCCGTCAGCTTTTGCGTTCCTGAACGCCTGA